Part of the Candidatus Diapherotrites archaeon genome is shown below.
CACTTTCTTTATCATCTTGCAATCGCAGAAATAATTGCATGCAACTGTAAGGGCATTGTATTTCCTGAAGCCAGGCTGGGCCAGCAATTTGTCTGCGAACTCCTCCTGGAATAATAATACTGCAAGTTCAAATTTCAAGGAAAAAAGCCTGAACATTATTTCTGAAGAAATAGCGTAAGGAGGAGAACTAACAATTTTGTTGAATGAAGGGATTTCAAGGGAAAGGAAGTCTCCTTCAAGCAAGGTGAAGGACTCTGACTTAACTTCGTTTTTCAGGAGTTCAATTAAAGGGGCATCAAATTCTACTCCTATTGCCCTGCATTTCTCGAGGATTTTCCGCGTGAGAAAGCCTGTCCCACAGCCTATTTCAAGGGCTGTATCAGAAGGGGAAAGAGAAGCTGAATCAACCATTAATTCAATAATTTTTTCGTCCAAGAGAAAGTTCTGGGATAATTTTTTCTGGGGCCTAAAATGATACCTGACCATTAAGTCATTCAATTCAGCGAACAAGTCCTGCATAAACAGAATTCAATACTTCCTCTTATACCTGAATCTTTCTTCTTCCTCGTGCTTTGAGGGAGGCCTAGCGAAAAGATAATGCTTCTGCTTTTCGTCCTCCAATTCAATCATTATCCTCTTAATTATTGTCTTGACAGGGTCAGGCATTAAATGCACCCTCTTCTCTATGTCCGAATAAGACTCAAAAGGCTTATTCCGCCTTTCCTCAAGGATATTGAACATGTGCTTTTTTCCTAGGCCTGGAAGGAGCTCCAATTGATGCATTCTAATGGTAATAGGCCCTGCCTTGTTGAAGAATTCAATGAACTGCTTTTCGTTGTCCAAAACAATTTTTTCTACTGCCTTGTTCAGTTCAGACAAAGAATTGCTTGTAAGGTCAAAGAAAGAAATCCTTCTCTTGGTGTACTGCACTTTATCCCTTTCCTCTTTTCCAATGTATATTATCTCGCCTGACTTCAATTGAGTTTTAGGGATTATTTCAAGCAGGGTTAAATGCTCTTTCCCTATCACCTGCGCCACAGGGTCGCTTTTATAGGAGTCGCTCTTTCCTGTAGGTAAATAGTCTAATACAATTGCATATTCTTCGTTAGGCATTTCAATCACTCTTCAATTCAAAAAAAATCTTTTGAGCCTCCCCAGCAAATTAATTCAAGAATTCTTTTTAATTAAATTAAATACTTCCTTCTTTTTTTCCTCTGAAAGCTTTACGTTCTTTGGAACCATCAATTCAAATACTTCCATTGTCTTGGGCATTACGTCAACAAGCTTCACAGCAAACTCATAAGTCATGCCCTCGATTTCCTGGAGTTCTTCAACCAGTTTTGCTGCCTTTGTCTTAGCAAGATGAGCAAACTTTTCTGCATACTTCAAGGTAACGCCCTGCTCATAGCTTAATTCTGACTCCTTTGCCCTCTCCTTAAGCAATTCCTTTACTTCAGCCAAAGTCACAGCCTTTTTTCCCAGAACCTTTTCCTCCAACACAATCCATCAACTCCAATTCTTCTACTTCAATTCCTTCAAGTGAGCAGGATGCACTACAAGCTCTTTGGACTTATTGCCGTCCCTCAATTTAATCTTATAGCAGGAGCCTCTTTTTTCTATTACTGTTCCAGTCTTTCCCTGGAACCTGTGGTGCGGAAGACCTGAATGAACGCTGGAATCAATGCTCACCTGCACTGTAGCATTATCCTTTAATTCAGCCAGCAGGGAATTCACTGTAGCCCTCTTCCTCTTCTTGAGGTTGTCCCTCTGCTTTGCCCTCTTCCCCCTTGCTTTCTTTCCAGGCAAAAAAAACCACATCCTTATGTAAATACCTAAATCACGGTAAATTAATAACAGAAATTAGTGCCTCGAAAAATATATAAAAACAACCTAATAAAGCCTTCTCTTTCTTTTTTGACATTTAAGGAATGAATTTATATAACTTCAAACATATTATGTGTATTGCTTTTGCAGCGGAGGAAAATAAATGGTAGGAAGGATGCCCCCAAGAAAAAAAAGCCGTTATCGTGTAAGCAGAATTCCAAAAATTAAAATTATGAGCGATAAGGAATTTTGTAAAATTCTTAAGAAAATTGACCTCACCAGGTTTCATAACTTTAGTAAATTTGACCAAATCACGGCTTGCCAAATACTTGGTGAAAAGGCAGGGCTAAAATATATGCAACTGAGAAGAAGTGGCAAACTACGACGATTATTAGATGGGGCGTATCCCTCTTGGGAACCCCCTTAATTCAAAAAATTAAACCTTCCTTATCTCCTTTTGCCTGAACCAAATTTTAATTAGGTGCAGAAATGAGTTTAAGTGCAAGGCCAGCCCCTTTTCCGGGCTCTGTCATGTTTTCGTCTGTTTTTTGTTTTTTTTGGCTTTTTTAAATAGCTTTTTAAGGCTTCCGTAACTCTTTTTATTTAGGCTTTTAAATAAATTAAACATAATTTCAGAATTTTTAGGGGGCAAATTGAATGGAATACCATATCGTTAATTTGGTTGCTTCAGCTAACCTGAATGCAACTCTAGACCTTTATAATTTGGCTATAAGCGTTCCAAACATTGAGTACGAGCCAGAGCAATTCCCTGGAGCAATACTCAAATTAAAGGAGCCCAAGGTTTCAATGCTTTTATTCAAGAACGGAAAAGTCATCTGCTCAGGGGCATCAAACGAAAAAGAGATTTCTTTAGCAATAATAAAGGCATCAAAGATAATCCACGAAATACAGCCAAAAGTGAAAGTGCTGAGAGAAGTGGAATACAATGTCGTCAACTTGGTTGCAACAGCGAATTTGAACCAAACATTAGACTTATTCCAGACAGCATTAAGTCTGGATAACGTTGAATACGAGCCAGAGCAATTCCCTGGAGCAATCCTGAGAATTGATGAACCAAAACTGACTTTACTGTTATTCAAGAACGGAAAGGTAATCTGCGCTGGAGCAAAAAGAGAAGAGCTCCTAAGGAAAGGCCTCGAGAAGGCAGCAGCCCTCATAAGCGCAATAAACAAAAAGAAAAAGCCAGCAGAATTAGAAGAAGAACTAATAGAAGAAAAGCCTACAAAAATTCCTAGAAAAAAAGAATTAAAGAAAGAGAAAAAGATTAAAGCAAGAAAGCCTACAAAAAAAACAAAAGCAAAAAAGAAAACAAAAAAAGGCAAGAAGAAAAAAGTGAAAAAAGCAAGGAAGGCAAAGCCCAAGAAAAAACCTAAAGCAAAAAAAGGCAAGAAGAAAAGAAAGAAATAAAAAGGCTTTCAAACACAATTTATTTTGATTGGCGGTCAAAGCGAAGGGAAAACACCCGGACTCGCCCCGAACCCGGAAGTTAAGATCTTCAGCGAAAAGGCTTGCACTGTTCTTTCGAACGGAGCATCCTAGACGCTGCCAATCAAACTTTTTATAAAAGTTTGATCAAAAACAGCCTTCAACAACAAACTTTTTATAAAAGTTTGATCAAAAACAGCCTTCAACAACAAACTTTTTATAAAAGTTTGATCAAAAACAGCCTTCAACAACAAACTTTTTATAAAAGTTTGATCAAAAACGGCTTTCAGTAACAAACTTTTTTTAGAAAAAATTTAATCAAAAAATACTGCTTTTGTACCAAAACTTATATTTTAATTTGTATGCCTTAGAATAATATTAAGGTTTCAAGCTTTGCTTGAAAATTTTCAATCCACTGCAGTGGAATTGAAACAATTTAAATTGTTTTGCCGGGGAAAAATATTGTATGGACTTAAGTTTAGGTTCAATTAAATCAAAGATTATGGAAAACAAGAAAACCGTATTCATTCTTTTCTTGCTCTTCCTGCTGGCCTTCGGGATAAGGGCATATCTAATCAGGTTTGAATTGTTCTTTGAGTTTGACTCTTACTGGCATGCAAGGGTTGTATCATATGTCATTCAGACTGGTTCAGTTCCTGCAAGAGACCCTTTGGCTTACTATCAGATGGGCGGCTCTGTAATAAGCTGGAGGATGTTTCCAATATGGTGGTATTCTTCTGCATTAATTTACAATATTTTCACTTTATGGGGGCCATACAATGAAGCCACATGGATATTTTTTGTTAAACTGATTCCTGCCTTCTGGGGCGCAATGACTGCAATAGCAATGTACTTCCTCTTCAAGGAATTATACAATGACAGGAAGGCAGGATACCTTGGAGCATTCTTTGCTGCTGTAACTCCAGCATTTGTTTATAGGACAATGGCAGGGTTCTTTGAGGGAGCCTCAATGACCTTCTTTCCAATGGTTTTAGGATTCTATTTTGCTGTTAGAATGATAAAAAGGTTGGATGACAGAAGGAGTGCCATCATTAATTCAGTGCTTGCAGGAATATTTTTATCGTTGTCTTTGTGGGCGGGCGGAGGCTGGTATTTGATAGCAATGTATGTGATTGTTGGATGTCTAATTTTAATTCCGGTGTTAATGTTTGTCAGGGGCGTCAAAACAAAAAAAATAATTGACTTGTTTGTTTTAATTATAATAATTATCGGAATATTCTCTGCACTTAATCTAGTTAAAGGTTGGGGGTTCTGGACAGATGGATTTACTGGTTATATTCAATTTTACACTTTAAAAGAAAGGCCTGCTTCTGATATCTTTACGCAAACAGTTGGTGAGCAAAGCCCTGGCTGGCCTTCTTTCGGAACCAAGTACAACGCACTATTTATTTTCCCCATATTATTGCTGGTTATAGCCCCTGTCTGGCTATGGAAAAAGAAAAATGATTTTGCCTTATTACTTATTTTCTTATGGGTTGTTGGAACATGGTATATGGCAGTAAACAGGCTTCAAATGACTTATGCTTTTGGCTTAGGTGTTGCCGCAGCTGCGGCAGTTGTAACCTATTCCCTTTACATTTTTTCGGCTGG
Proteins encoded:
- a CDS encoding DUF655 domain-containing protein; translation: MPNEEYAIVLDYLPTGKSDSYKSDPVAQVIGKEHLTLLEIIPKTQLKSGEIIYIGKEERDKVQYTKRRISFFDLTSNSLSELNKAVEKIVLDNEKQFIEFFNKAGPITIRMHQLELLPGLGKKHMFNILEERRNKPFESYSDIEKRVHLMPDPVKTIIKRIMIELEDEKQKHYLFARPPSKHEEEERFRYKRKY
- a CDS encoding 50S ribosomal protein L21e translates to MPGKKARGKRAKQRDNLKKRKRATVNSLLAELKDNATVQVSIDSSVHSGLPHHRFQGKTGTVIEKRGSCYKIKLRDGNKSKELVVHPAHLKELK
- a CDS encoding TATA-box-binding protein — encoded protein: MEYHIVNLVASANLNATLDLYNLAISVPNIEYEPEQFPGAILKLKEPKVSMLLFKNGKVICSGASNEKEISLAIIKASKIIHEIQPKVKVLREVEYNVVNLVATANLNQTLDLFQTALSLDNVEYEPEQFPGAILRIDEPKLTLLLFKNGKVICAGAKREELLRKGLEKAAALISAINKKKKPAELEEELIEEKPTKIPRKKELKKEKKIKARKPTKKTKAKKKTKKGKKKKVKKARKAKPKKKPKAKKGKKKRKK
- the rsmA gene encoding 16S rRNA (adenine(1518)-N(6)/adenine(1519)-N(6))-dimethyltransferase RsmA, coding for MQDLFAELNDLMVRYHFRPQKKLSQNFLLDEKIIELMVDSASLSPSDTALEIGCGTGFLTRKILEKCRAIGVEFDAPLIELLKNEVKSESFTLLEGDFLSLEIPSFNKIVSSPPYAISSEIMFRLFSLKFELAVLLFQEEFADKLLAQPGFRKYNALTVACNYFCDCKMIKKVNAGSFFPKPPSESCILKLEWKKSKEQAKNDPQFIEFLKEVFRLKNKNFSNALQNSLPFLNKKIEFNEKEVAGKLSSLEFAHEKVYLLECNDFVKAFNELF
- a CDS encoding STT3 domain-containing protein, which produces MDLSLGSIKSKIMENKKTVFILFLLFLLAFGIRAYLIRFELFFEFDSYWHARVVSYVIQTGSVPARDPLAYYQMGGSVISWRMFPIWWYSSALIYNIFTLWGPYNEATWIFFVKLIPAFWGAMTAIAMYFLFKELYNDRKAGYLGAFFAAVTPAFVYRTMAGFFEGASMTFFPMVLGFYFAVRMIKRLDDRRSAIINSVLAGIFLSLSLWAGGGWYLIAMYVIVGCLILIPVLMFVRGVKTKKIIDLFVLIIIIIGIFSALNLVKGWGFWTDGFTGYIQFYTLKERPASDIFTQTVGEQSPGWPSFGTKYNALFIFPILLLVIAPVWLWKKKNDFALLLIFLWVVGTWYMAVNRLQMTYAFGLGVAAAAAVVTYSLYIFSAGRPSIEKKVIGLFIGFMMLLGVASAVFFMTQNPPNIEYDNSWKDALNWVKNNTEKDAKFFNWWNEGHWITFVGQRMVTTDNRNNDLNANFAFGKFSTSESEDEALNIIKKYGSDYIIAGSSDTLESLGSMAFYANEAKLDYSNPKINKYFVNRVPCSKETNKITNEVSYTCGQNQIPESVFLQLPYVYITTPNQLYSESMPLFMYRTENNSDIYVLNAAANKTILARIWFDDPSIKNIKEVYSASGSNTTVKVFKVG